GTAGTTTTTAACTCAGCCATATCGTTTGTCAACTGCACATTCATTTCCCTGGAAGCCGCCAGTTCCTTCGATAGGAACATGAGGAATTCTTTAAGCTGCCCTGCATCATAAAGCGAAGGATCGTATGTATCGGCTGCCGCTACGCTGGTTTCTTCATTGCTTTTCAACCTTTCTTTCTGATCTAGAACTAAGTCAAGGGCAGTCTCGTCAAGTGGACGCTCTGTATCGCGTATCGCTTTAAGCGCTTCAATATCTGTGTGGACAAAGATTCTACGAACTCCATCTTTAAAGAATTCATAGCCGTTCCGTTCTAAAATTTGACCGTATTTCCGTACCGTTGGCGTTGCGATATTCAGTTCTTCCGCTACTTCTTTCGTCGTGAAAGCTTGTTCATTTGGTTTGATATCGTGTCGCATATCGTCGAACCTCCTTCTCTTTTAAATATGAAGGTTTTTTACTAATTACGCAAGAGTATATCGCCTAACGATTCAAAAAATATCAGCGAGGAACATTTTTCCAAAAAGCCTATTCCGACAATACGTTAGACTGTATCGCCTGGCGATATACCACATTTATTCATCCGTTATGATATGCATAAGTTTAAGGTTGTTGAATTAATGGTATATCGCGTGTATCGCTTTGTATTTTCCATTTTAAAGCGATACGATGACCCGCTACACATGTAGCTCTTACCTGATTCACATCTAGATCCATGTTACATTAGAAATACTTGATCCCCTGCTTCAGAAAGGAAATACAATGACTACTTTACCGTTAAAATTTTATCAACAGCCGACCTTAGAATTAGCAAAATCATTACTAGGATGCAAATTAGTTAAAGAAACAGCAGAAGGCGTTGCTTCAGGCTTCATCGTTGAAACGGAAGCTTATATAGGTCCAAATGACCAAGCAGCCCACAGTTTTAACAATAGGCGAACCAAGAGAACAGAAATTATGTTCGGTGCAGCCGGTCTGACTTACACGTACGTTATGCACACCCATTGCTTGTTTAACGTAGTCAGCGGTCCTGAAGGGTTACCGGAAGCTGTATTAGTTCGTGCAGTAGAACCTGTTCAAGGGCTTGAATTAATGCAGACAAGAAGAAACAATAGGAAGAAAAAGGAGTGGACAAATGGGCCGGGAAAACTTACAAAGGCACTTGGCATACAACGAGAAGATTACGGACATAACCTTACTCAAAAACCGTTGTACATTCAAAAAGGCATACAGCCTAGTCACGTGTCCCATGGTAAACGAATCGGAATCGATAATTCCGGAGAAGCTCGTCACTATCCATGGAGGTTTTGGGTGACGGATAACCCTTATGTGTCAAGATGACAATTAAGAGGTCTTTTTCCCATCCTATAAATCATTCAAAATAAAAGAGTACTTCCCATAAATAAGGAAGTACTCTCTTTCATGTTTTAATTCTTTTTTATAACAGGAATCCAAATCTCACTTCTAAAATTTGGTGAAGACAGATTCTTATCGGCATTCCAAAGTATTTCCGGTCCCTTTTGCTGTTCATAATTGGAAGACGGAAACCATTCAGAATAAATGCGTCCCCAAATGTTTTGCAGTGTGTCAGGAAAAGGGCCGCTGGATTCGAACACTGCCCACGTGGCAGCTTGGACGGTTAGCTTTTCAAAGTGCTCAGGGCACTTGTGAGTAGTGGCCACTCCAATGTAATGATCAAGCTCTCCTTTCTCCTCCATTCTCCCTTCTGAAAAGTTGGTTGACGCTTGAAGAATGCCTGTAGGTTCAACATTGGAAAGCATTTTAAGCTCCTCTATTCCCTGCTCGTTTAAAGACTTCCACATAGCATTGATCTCTGGGTTTATGCCCTGAAAGACGATAGGAACTCTCTTTTTTATCCCCACTATACTAAAAGGATCTTTTACTTCAATCCGGTAGTCCATTTCACTTCCTCCTTTGATGGATAGTTGAAAGGTCATCCGTGGATACGCTTTGAGAGAATGGCCATTCGCTCTTGCTTGTGATGGGTTGATGCCGTGCAGTTTGTAAAACGCTCTTGTAAAGGAATCTGGAGAGTTATACCCATATTTCAAGGCAATATCAATAATCCTGCCATCCTTTTCTGCCAGCTCAAAGGCAGCCAGAGTCAACCGTCTACGACGAATATATTCAGAGAGCGTAATTCCGGCAAGAAAAGAAAACATTCTTGAAAAATGATATTCCGAACATAGCGCCAGCCTGGCTGCTTTTTTAAGATCGATCTCATTTGTAAGATTTTCTTCTATAAATTCTAATGCTTTATTCATATTTTCAAGCGAATCCATGGACGTTAGCCTCCTTTCAACCTAAGAATAGCAGGAAATAAAGATAACCACCCGATCTTCCTTGCCCGTGTCTGCAGGAATAAACCCTCCCTTACATCTGTCCTCCTCCACCGCCTGCCGGAGGGCCTCCTCTACGGGACCTCTCTTTTTCAACCGCCCTTTCCACTTCTTTTTCTTCCTCAATCTTTCCACTCCTTCAGCTCGTTATTATTTATAGTATAAAGAAAGGACAATAGCACTGTAAAAATGCAAAAAAAGCTCAGCCATCGTAATGGTGAGCTTTAAAAGGATCTTGAAGTGTCTACTGCTCTGAACCTTTGTCCTGCCAAAATAAATCGTCAAGTGACTTATCAAGTGCCCAGCAAATAGACAGACACAACTGGAGGGTAGGATTGTATTTTCCAAGTTCAATTAAACCGATGGTCTGTCTGGAAACACCAACCTTTTTCGCCAGCTCCTGCTGCGATAAATCGTGTTCCACCCTTGCCATCTTCAGTTTTTTATTTTTCAAAGTGGATCACCGCTCGTCTTCATCGTCTAGATCTTCCATTTGTTGTTCGTTAACCTTATCACTTTTGTATTTCGCTACTACATAGGGTAACACCATAATACCGAATAATACAGGAATATAAATGAGCAGACATGCAATTAAGATTAGAAAAAAGAAATAAATGGTTTCATCGGTGCTGTCGCCATACAGCTGTGAATTTATAGTTGCAAAGATTAAGGATATTCCGATCCCAACCAGAAGAGCCAGCATAAATTTTTTTGTATTCAGCTTTAGTTTACTCGACCGGTCATGCATTTCCACTTCATCAGAAAAAATGCCAAGAGCAGAGGCTCTGACTAAGTAGTACACTGCGCCTCCCACCAAAATGATTACCTCTGTCCATATATTTGGGTTGGCAGCCTCTGCAAAGAACACTTTATAGACAAGAGAAATACCGCAGATGATTACAACTAAGCTGTACAATTCACGGTAAATTTTGTTTTGAAGTGTGGCAACACGTTCATCCACCTTTTTCTCTCGAAATCCGAATCTCATAAGTTTTCCTCCCTTATCTGCTTAATAATCTGTTTTAGGTAGTCGATAACACGAAAAAACAAATAACAATAAGCTGCGCAATACAGCTGTTGCTGCTTCCTTGGTTCGTCGTTTTCCTCCCCGCATCATTCTGTCCAAACAATTTCTCCTCGTTGTAGGTTCATTTCAATGTTTGAAAGCACCGGTTTCTTTTTTCCAAATGATTTAGACAGATTTTTTAACTCGATGGCCAATGCAAATCACCTCATAAATAAATTGGATTCTACCATTCATTATATATTAAATTTGTCTTAATGCAATATATATTGTTCATTTAGTAAATTATACATATCAAAACACTAAAAAAGCTTCGTTCAAGAAGGAACGAAGCTCGACAGTGGAAGACCGCCGTGTCAATTATGTTTTTTTCTTTGTTTACTGAAAAAGTAATGAAAGGTTAACTCAAATACGAGGAAGGCAATTACTAACCCTCCTGAAACAGAATACGTATTAAAATTCAGTCCGGAAGCTAGAAGACAAACGGCAAATGTCACTCCTCCCATCAAGATGGACCAGAAAAAAATCTTCATTCTTGACCCTCCATAATCAAGGTTTTTCTTTATGAAAAGCTCGTAGTTTCTCCAGTCGTGAGCGGTTATATCTTTGTATGATAATAAAGGGCAAATTAAACAGAATTGCATAAGTAACATTGAGGCATCCGCCAACTGGACTGTTAAAGAAAAAAAAGAATGGCGCCGGCAGAATTTGCAGCCAATGGGATAATTCGGAGCGGTTGGTCTGCATTTCGAATTGCTGAACATTCTCCAGGCTCCGCAGGTATTTCGCTGATTTCCCCGCTCTTCTCCATTTCCGTGCTTCAGGAAGATAGGGCTTCCATTTTTTTATTCGGATCTTTTCGTAAACCGCTCCCCCTTTTTCCCAGTTTTTCAACTTATAAAGAGGCGCAGCCGATAGAATCAATGAATTTGGACTATAGAAGATTATGATACTTAAACTAATATGGATAACCAGCCAAGCCGCGCTATTGATCACAAAAATCAAGAGGAACTTCTTTTCTTCCGGGCCACAATCTTCCGCCCCTTCCACGTTGATTTACCTGATAAATTTCTCATCAGGGAATAAACAAATAATCCAACGAAAAAAAATACGTGCACTGGAAACAATAGTGCATCATACCAGCGTACATTACCAACATCCTGAAGAAAACGATAGAGAAAAAAAGCAATCAGTAAGAAACCTGCAGCAAACTTCCAGTTCATTGACGGAAGTTGAACAAGAAAAGAAATGACCGTAGACAGCCAAGTAATCGTTAAGATCAGCATGAAAGGAGAGGCTGATTTTGCCCCAGAGGCCATGCTTTTTGACCATCCTTCAATGATTGCCCCTAATCCAGCTGGATACATCCGCATGTTCAAGAGATTTTTACC
This Halobacillus salinarum DNA region includes the following protein-coding sequences:
- a CDS encoding helix-turn-helix transcriptional regulator codes for the protein MKNKKLKMARVEHDLSQQELAKKVGVSRQTIGLIELGKYNPTLQLCLSICWALDKSLDDLFWQDKGSEQ
- a CDS encoding AraC family transcriptional regulator, translating into MDSLENMNKALEFIEENLTNEIDLKKAARLALCSEYHFSRMFSFLAGITLSEYIRRRRLTLAAFELAEKDGRIIDIALKYGYNSPDSFTRAFYKLHGINPSQARANGHSLKAYPRMTFQLSIKGGSEMDYRIEVKDPFSIVGIKKRVPIVFQGINPEINAMWKSLNEQGIEELKMLSNVEPTGILQASTNFSEGRMEEKGELDHYIGVATTHKCPEHFEKLTVQAATWAVFESSGPFPDTLQNIWGRIYSEWFPSSNYEQQKGPEILWNADKNLSSPNFRSEIWIPVIKKN
- a CDS encoding glycosyl-4,4'-diaponeurosporenoate acyltransferase CrtO family protein, encoding MINSAAWLVIHISLSIIIFYSPNSLILSAAPLYKLKNWEKGGAVYEKIRIKKWKPYLPEARKWRRAGKSAKYLRSLENVQQFEMQTNRSELSHWLQILPAPFFFFFNSPVGGCLNVTYAILFNLPFIIIQRYNRSRLEKLRAFHKEKP
- a CDS encoding DUF6773 family protein; the encoded protein is MRFGFREKKVDERVATLQNKIYRELYSLVVIICGISLVYKVFFAEAANPNIWTEVIILVGGAVYYLVRASALGIFSDEVEMHDRSSKLKLNTKKFMLALLVGIGISLIFATINSQLYGDSTDETIYFFFLILIACLLIYIPVLFGIMVLPYVVAKYKSDKVNEQQMEDLDDEDER
- a CDS encoding DNA-3-methyladenine glycosylase; translated protein: MTTLPLKFYQQPTLELAKSLLGCKLVKETAEGVASGFIVETEAYIGPNDQAAHSFNNRRTKRTEIMFGAAGLTYTYVMHTHCLFNVVSGPEGLPEAVLVRAVEPVQGLELMQTRRNNRKKKEWTNGPGKLTKALGIQREDYGHNLTQKPLYIQKGIQPSHVSHGKRIGIDNSGEARHYPWRFWVTDNPYVSR